Proteins encoded together in one Acidimicrobiales bacterium window:
- a CDS encoding ATP-dependent DNA ligase: MTRFAEVASAAVGATRSRTEKLTALADLLRRLEDDELVPTVAWLSGGARQGRIGVGWATVTDAERDLGAEPAGEPSLTIGEVDATFERLAGLVGAGAGSNTARRTELAGLLRRATPPEADLLWRLFVGELRHGALEGLVTDAVARANDLPLAGVRRAAMLAGDLPTVAALARNGGAEALAEVGLTVGRPVSPMLAATAADVATALAEIGMASVEWKLDGARIQAHRDGNEVRLWTRNLNEVTERLPGIVALVRSFPATHLVLDGEAIGHHEPDSDGDGDRDEGKGAGGTPRPHAFQETMSRFGTRTGDAGAGLGARFFDILHVDGVDLLDAPLAERRAELERVTGAAAIPQVTTDDPEIGAAFLAEALATGHEGVMVKAVGSPYEAGRRGKAWRKVKPVRTLDLVVLAAEWGHGRRQGWLSNLHLGALDPDGTYGEAGAFVMVGKTFKGLTDALLTWQTEALQAIEARRTQGTVWVRPELVVEIALDGVQRSTRYPGGVALRFARVRAYREDKSPADADTIQAVRALLP; the protein is encoded by the coding sequence ATGACCAGGTTCGCGGAGGTGGCGTCGGCGGCGGTGGGCGCCACCCGGTCGCGCACGGAGAAGCTGACCGCCCTCGCCGACCTGCTCCGGCGACTCGAGGACGACGAACTCGTCCCGACCGTCGCCTGGCTGTCCGGCGGCGCCCGCCAGGGACGCATCGGCGTGGGGTGGGCGACGGTGACCGACGCCGAGCGCGATCTCGGGGCCGAGCCTGCCGGCGAGCCCTCCCTGACCATCGGCGAGGTCGACGCCACCTTCGAGCGCCTGGCCGGGCTCGTCGGCGCCGGCGCGGGCTCGAACACGGCCCGCCGCACCGAGCTGGCCGGGCTCCTGCGCCGGGCCACCCCACCCGAGGCCGACCTGCTGTGGCGGCTGTTCGTGGGCGAGCTGCGCCACGGTGCGCTCGAGGGTCTCGTCACCGACGCCGTCGCCCGGGCCAACGACCTGCCCCTCGCCGGGGTCCGCCGCGCCGCCATGCTGGCCGGCGACCTGCCCACCGTCGCTGCCCTGGCCCGCAACGGAGGCGCCGAGGCGCTGGCGGAGGTGGGCCTGACCGTCGGCCGTCCGGTGTCACCGATGCTGGCCGCCACCGCAGCCGACGTGGCCACCGCGCTGGCCGAGATCGGGATGGCGTCGGTGGAGTGGAAGCTCGACGGCGCCCGCATCCAGGCCCACCGCGACGGCAACGAGGTGCGCCTCTGGACCCGCAACCTCAACGAGGTCACCGAGCGCCTCCCCGGGATCGTCGCCCTGGTGCGCTCCTTCCCGGCCACCCACCTCGTCCTCGACGGCGAAGCCATCGGCCACCACGAGCCCGACAGCGACGGCGACGGTGACCGCGACGAAGGGAAGGGCGCCGGCGGGACCCCCCGACCCCACGCCTTCCAGGAGACGATGTCGCGCTTCGGGACGCGGACGGGCGACGCCGGCGCCGGCCTCGGGGCCCGGTTCTTCGACATCCTCCACGTCGACGGCGTCGACCTGCTCGACGCACCGCTCGCCGAGCGCCGGGCCGAGCTCGAGCGGGTGACGGGCGCCGCCGCCATCCCCCAGGTCACCACCGACGACCCCGAGATCGGCGCCGCCTTCCTCGCCGAGGCCCTCGCCACCGGCCACGAGGGCGTCATGGTGAAGGCCGTCGGCTCGCCCTACGAGGCGGGACGGCGAGGGAAGGCCTGGCGCAAGGTGAAGCCCGTCCGCACCCTCGACCTGGTCGTGCTCGCCGCCGAGTGGGGCCACGGCCGGCGCCAGGGCTGGCTCTCCAACCTGCACCTCGGGGCCCTCGACCCCGACGGCACCTACGGGGAGGCCGGCGCCTTCGTCATGGTGGGCAAGACCTTCAAGGGCCTCACCGACGCCCTCCTCACCTGGCAGACCGAGGCCCTCCAGGCCATCGAGGCCCGCCGCACCCAGGGGACCGTGTGGGTGCGCCCCGAGCTCGTGGTCGAGATCGCCCTCGACGGCGTGCAGCGCTCCACCCGCTACCCCGGCGGCGTGGCCCTGCGCTTCGCCCGGGTCCGCGCCTACCGCGAGGACAAGTCCCCCGCCGACGCCGACACCATCCAGGCCGTCCGCGCCCTACTCCCGTGA
- a CDS encoding alpha/beta hydrolase family protein codes for MTAASVLDAPDGPDAVGPGAGLEAADRPGRRPWWDPLGVSTWPGEVADWSTTTWHSVEKQLARQPLARLGVAAPRTARWVVDEVRSRADEVLPGRPDTRITPGLLGHVALDESIMAMAVGPNRFPRRDDYLRVGAELAEAHAVFEANGWLDDPASYHQTPPPLDEPALTKGWALGTGYERLWWPSGYRPPEDVPGADRWQDFEANRTASAWLLRHPDRATPRPWVVCIHGFGTGSVFMDLISFRAAHLHRALGVNVAAIVLPVHGARRPSRVSGEAFLNFDLMNSVHGFTQAVWDIRRLLTWVRAQEPTGVGVFGVSLGGMLTALVTALEADLDLCLAGIPMADFPDLIRHHSPHHLHLRAIEHHILDGTAQDVHRVVSPLCMAPAAPRDARAIFAGMGDRLATADQARRLWAHWDQPDLCWFPGSHMGYLWSDKVWRFVDESLRSRGLTAQPVS; via the coding sequence ATGACGGCGGCATCGGTGCTGGACGCTCCGGACGGGCCCGACGCCGTGGGGCCGGGCGCCGGCCTCGAGGCGGCCGACCGGCCCGGGCGCCGGCCCTGGTGGGACCCGCTCGGCGTGTCGACGTGGCCGGGTGAGGTCGCCGACTGGTCGACCACCACCTGGCACAGCGTCGAGAAGCAGCTCGCCCGCCAGCCGCTGGCCCGCCTCGGCGTCGCCGCGCCGCGCACCGCCCGATGGGTGGTCGACGAGGTCCGCTCCCGGGCCGACGAGGTGCTGCCCGGCCGGCCCGACACCCGCATCACCCCGGGCCTGCTCGGCCACGTCGCCCTCGACGAATCGATCATGGCCATGGCGGTCGGCCCCAACCGCTTCCCCCGCCGCGACGACTATCTGCGGGTCGGCGCCGAGTTGGCCGAGGCCCATGCGGTGTTCGAGGCCAACGGCTGGCTCGACGACCCCGCGTCCTACCACCAGACGCCGCCGCCCCTCGACGAGCCCGCCCTCACCAAGGGGTGGGCCCTCGGCACCGGCTACGAGCGCCTCTGGTGGCCCAGCGGGTACCGGCCTCCCGAGGACGTCCCGGGCGCCGACCGCTGGCAGGACTTCGAAGCCAACCGCACGGCGTCGGCCTGGCTGCTGCGCCACCCGGACCGCGCCACGCCTCGGCCGTGGGTCGTGTGCATCCACGGCTTCGGCACGGGCTCGGTGTTCATGGACCTCATCAGCTTCCGGGCCGCCCACCTCCACCGTGCGCTCGGGGTGAACGTCGCCGCCATCGTCCTGCCCGTCCACGGCGCCCGGCGACCGAGCCGGGTCAGCGGCGAGGCCTTCCTCAACTTCGATCTCATGAACAGCGTCCACGGCTTCACGCAGGCCGTGTGGGACATACGCCGCCTGCTCACCTGGGTGCGGGCCCAGGAACCGACCGGCGTCGGCGTGTTCGGCGTGTCCCTCGGCGGGATGCTCACCGCGCTGGTCACCGCCCTCGAGGCGGACCTCGACCTCTGCCTCGCCGGCATCCCCATGGCCGACTTCCCCGACCTCATCCGCCACCACTCGCCCCACCACCTGCACCTGCGGGCCATCGAGCACCACATCCTCGACGGCACCGCGCAGGACGTGCACCGAGTGGTCTCCCCGCTGTGCATGGCGCCGGCGGCGCCCCGTGACGCCCGGGCGATCTTCGCGGGCATGGGTGACCGCCTCGCCACCGCCGACCAGGCTCGCCGCCTGTGGGCCCACTGGGACCAGCCCGACCTCTGCTGGTTCCCCGGCAGCCACATGGGGTACCTGTGGTCGGACAAGGTGTGGCGCTTCGTGGACGAGTCCCTCCGCTCCCGCGGCCTCACCGCCCAGCCCGTCTCCTGA
- a CDS encoding cytochrome P450 has protein sequence MYAALRALDPVHHVERGDFWVLTRFADVFRAARDTATFSSAEGLTTTYGDMTAAGLDVAAPMVMLDPPDHTAFRRLVGRGFTPRRVADIEPAVRAFAAERIDRLVRAAAAGEPADLVEVLAKPLPSFVVAHYLGVPDADREHFDAWTEAIVSANASGTVDTTSNAVGELFAYFTHLIERRRAEPGDDTISRLVHAATTEGPGSEGEEGDEGQAVEGVPALRILGFAFTMVAGGNDTATGLIAGSAELLTHHRDQRSRLLADPSLIPGAVEESLRLVSPVQGLARTATVDVELHGRTIPAGRKVLLAYGSANRDPDEFGRDADCFDVTRPIAHHLAFGSGAHHCLGAAAARLQGRVVLEELLARCPDFTVDPDAGRFAPGSYVRRYESLPFLSQS, from the coding sequence ATGTACGCCGCGCTGCGCGCCCTCGATCCGGTGCACCACGTCGAGCGCGGCGACTTCTGGGTCCTCACCCGATTCGCCGACGTGTTCCGCGCCGCCCGCGACACCGCCACCTTCTCGTCGGCCGAGGGTCTCACGACCACCTACGGGGACATGACCGCGGCAGGCCTCGACGTCGCCGCGCCGATGGTCATGCTCGACCCGCCCGACCACACCGCCTTCCGCCGCCTCGTCGGCCGCGGCTTCACCCCCCGCCGGGTGGCCGACATCGAGCCGGCGGTGCGGGCCTTCGCCGCCGAGCGCATCGACCGTCTGGTGCGGGCCGCCGCCGCCGGTGAGCCGGCCGATCTCGTCGAGGTGCTGGCCAAGCCGCTGCCCAGCTTCGTGGTGGCGCACTACCTCGGCGTGCCCGACGCCGATCGGGAGCACTTCGACGCCTGGACCGAGGCCATCGTCTCGGCCAACGCCTCCGGCACGGTCGACACCACCTCCAACGCCGTGGGCGAGCTCTTCGCCTACTTCACCCACCTCATCGAGCGCCGGCGGGCCGAGCCGGGCGACGACACCATCTCGCGACTCGTGCACGCCGCGACGACGGAGGGTCCGGGGAGCGAGGGCGAGGAGGGCGACGAGGGGCAGGCCGTCGAGGGCGTGCCGGCCCTGCGCATCCTGGGCTTCGCCTTCACCATGGTGGCCGGCGGCAACGACACCGCCACCGGCCTCATCGCCGGGTCGGCCGAGCTCCTCACCCACCACCGGGACCAGCGGTCCCGCCTGCTCGCCGACCCGTCCCTGATCCCGGGAGCTGTCGAGGAGTCCCTGCGCCTCGTCTCACCGGTGCAGGGCCTGGCCCGCACGGCCACGGTCGACGTCGAGCTCCACGGCCGCACGATCCCCGCCGGCCGCAAGGTGCTGCTGGCCTACGGGTCGGCCAACCGCGACCCGGACGAGTTCGGCCGCGACGCCGACTGCTTCGACGTCACCCGCCCGATCGCCCACCACCTGGCCTTCGGCTCCGGCGCCCACCACTGCCTCGGCGCCGCCGCCGCCCGCCTCCAGGGCCGGGTCGTGCTCGAGGAGCTGCTGGCCCGCTGCCCCGACTTCACGGTCGACCCCGACGCCGGCCGCTTCGCCCCCGGCAGCTACGTCCGGCGCTACGAGTCGCTCCCCTTCCTCTCCCAGTCCTGA
- a CDS encoding EAL domain-containing response regulator, protein MIDDQESNVILLDRLLRSAGATHVHLVTDPRVAVRRCLEVGAELVLLDLHMPHLDGVAVLEALRAALEPDAFVPVLVLTADTTDGAKGAALAAGAKDFLTKPLDREDVVLRVRNHLETAALYRRVRLENRRLQSELDERERVANENRERIESTRRAVREVLERDLFEMVFQPVVDLGDGRVVGVEALARFRTAERRPPDEWFAAAASVGLQTELEVAAISAALRRLPDLPPTVLLNVNVSPRVAMTDAFAECVADVPSGRLVVELTEHVPVDDYEPLVHCLAGFRAAGILIAVDDAGAGYAGLQHLVSLCPEVLKLDRELTLDIDQDPARRAMAASMVHFAEEIGAVLVAEGIETQGALETLRELGISLGQGYHLARPGLLPLAHDRVEVAHVAPAGDPGER, encoded by the coding sequence GTGATCGACGACCAGGAGTCGAACGTCATCCTCCTCGACCGCCTGCTGCGGTCGGCCGGCGCCACCCACGTCCACCTCGTGACCGACCCACGCGTGGCCGTCCGGCGCTGCCTCGAGGTGGGGGCCGAGCTCGTGCTGCTCGACCTGCACATGCCCCACCTCGACGGGGTGGCGGTCCTGGAGGCGCTCCGCGCCGCACTCGAGCCCGACGCGTTCGTGCCGGTGCTGGTGCTCACCGCCGACACCACCGACGGGGCCAAGGGAGCCGCCCTCGCCGCCGGGGCGAAGGACTTCCTCACCAAGCCGCTGGACCGGGAGGACGTGGTGCTGCGGGTTCGCAACCACCTCGAGACCGCGGCGCTCTACCGCCGGGTCCGCCTCGAGAACCGCCGCCTCCAATCCGAGCTCGACGAGCGCGAGCGGGTGGCCAACGAGAATCGGGAGCGGATCGAGTCCACCCGCCGGGCCGTGCGTGAGGTGCTCGAGCGCGACCTCTTCGAGATGGTGTTCCAGCCGGTGGTGGACCTGGGGGACGGCAGGGTGGTCGGCGTCGAGGCACTGGCACGCTTCCGCACCGCCGAGCGCCGCCCCCCGGACGAGTGGTTCGCGGCGGCCGCGTCGGTCGGCCTCCAGACCGAGCTCGAGGTTGCCGCCATCTCGGCCGCGCTCCGCCGGCTGCCCGACCTGCCTCCCACGGTGCTGCTCAACGTGAACGTGTCGCCGCGGGTGGCCATGACCGACGCCTTCGCCGAGTGCGTCGCCGACGTCCCCTCGGGTCGCCTCGTGGTCGAGCTCACCGAGCACGTGCCCGTCGACGACTACGAGCCACTGGTCCACTGCCTGGCCGGCTTCCGGGCCGCCGGGATCCTGATCGCGGTGGACGACGCCGGCGCGGGCTACGCCGGGCTCCAGCACCTCGTCAGCCTGTGCCCCGAGGTGTTGAAGCTGGACCGGGAGCTCACCCTCGACATCGACCAGGATCCGGCCCGCCGGGCGATGGCCGCCTCCATGGTCCACTTCGCCGAGGAGATCGGCGCCGTCCTCGTGGCCGAGGGCATCGAGACCCAGGGGGCCCTCGAGACGCTCCGCGAGCTGGGCATCTCTCTCGGGCAGGGGTACCACCTGGCCCGGCCGGGCCTGCTCCCCCTGGCCCACGATCGGGTCGAGGTGGCCCATGTGGCGCCGGCGGGCGATCCCGGTGAGCGCTGA
- a CDS encoding PAS domain-containing protein, translating to MSADGRAARPGPAFYETVIATSPLVMVLAAGDTGDVHYLSPNAATVLGWDESWVAAPGGPWWQVVHPDERDAVARDFAEFLAEKHEPFAALARVERGAGEPRWTAVRFRADPSGSPDVFGFLLDVHDRVLADQEAKRERDLLHAVLDHANVSIQVKDLDGRFLVANRRIEEDFGLPQGFLVGRRLHDIWPAEEADLFAANDASVVDADGPIQVEEVAEHPDGPHTYVSTKFPLRDAKGRTFAVGGIATDITARIRVEDELRRSQAFLDSIIENIPDMVFVKDAAELRFVRFNRAGEELIGRTRDELIGRNDHDLFPSEQADAFVAADRDVLDRGELVDIAEEAIDTVAQGRRILHTKKIPVAGPDGEPAYLLGISEDITERRSADDALRAAKEEAERANRAKSEFLSRMSHELRTPLNSILGFAQLLELDDLAPDQAESVAHILKGGRHLLELINEVLDIARIESGTIALSLEPVALDAMIEECLDLVRPQALAREIELVNADGRRRHVQADRQRLRQVLLNLLSNAVKFNRDGGTITVGCDHGEDSVRVWVTDTGPGIASDHVGRLFTPFERLDADAAGVQGTGLGLALSLRLVEAMQGTMAVDTEVGVGATFSFTLPVGRPEEVADARRGRGRAALVSDRPGVDATLLYIEDNLSNLRLIEQVLERRPGVRLVSALQGSLGLELALQHQPDLILLDVHLPDLGGDEVLQRLKAEPATAAVPVVIVSADATPGQVRRFAALGADEYLAKPLDIIELLELLDRYLPRARPLP from the coding sequence GTGAGCGCTGACGGGCGGGCCGCCCGCCCGGGTCCGGCCTTCTACGAGACGGTGATCGCCACCAGCCCGCTGGTCATGGTGTTGGCGGCGGGAGACACGGGCGACGTCCACTACCTCAGCCCGAACGCGGCGACGGTGCTCGGCTGGGACGAGTCCTGGGTGGCGGCGCCCGGGGGCCCCTGGTGGCAGGTCGTTCATCCGGACGAGCGGGACGCCGTCGCCCGCGATTTCGCCGAGTTCCTCGCCGAGAAGCACGAGCCCTTCGCCGCGCTGGCCCGGGTCGAGCGTGGTGCGGGCGAGCCGCGCTGGACCGCCGTGCGCTTCCGTGCCGACCCGTCGGGGTCCCCGGACGTGTTCGGCTTCCTCCTCGACGTGCACGACCGAGTCCTGGCCGACCAGGAGGCGAAGCGCGAACGCGACCTGCTCCACGCCGTGCTCGACCATGCCAACGTGTCCATCCAGGTGAAGGACCTCGACGGCCGCTTCCTCGTGGCCAACCGCCGCATCGAGGAAGACTTCGGCCTCCCTCAGGGCTTCCTGGTCGGGCGCCGGCTGCACGACATCTGGCCGGCGGAGGAGGCCGACCTCTTCGCGGCCAACGACGCCTCCGTGGTCGACGCCGACGGGCCCATCCAGGTGGAGGAGGTGGCGGAGCACCCGGACGGGCCCCACACCTACGTGTCGACCAAGTTCCCGCTGCGCGACGCGAAGGGCCGGACGTTCGCCGTGGGCGGCATCGCCACCGACATCACCGCCCGCATCCGGGTGGAGGACGAATTGCGGCGGTCGCAGGCCTTCCTCGACTCGATCATCGAGAACATCCCCGACATGGTCTTCGTGAAGGACGCCGCCGAGCTGCGCTTCGTGCGCTTCAACCGGGCGGGGGAGGAGCTGATCGGGCGGACCCGGGACGAGCTCATCGGCCGCAACGACCACGACCTCTTCCCGTCCGAGCAGGCCGACGCCTTCGTCGCCGCCGATCGTGACGTGCTGGACCGGGGCGAGCTGGTGGACATCGCAGAGGAGGCGATCGACACCGTCGCCCAGGGGCGACGCATCCTGCACACCAAGAAGATCCCGGTGGCCGGGCCCGACGGCGAGCCGGCCTACCTGCTCGGCATCTCGGAGGACATCACCGAGCGCCGCAGCGCCGACGACGCCCTGCGGGCCGCCAAGGAGGAGGCCGAGCGGGCCAACCGGGCGAAGAGCGAGTTCCTCTCGCGCATGAGCCACGAGCTGCGCACGCCGCTCAACTCGATCCTGGGCTTCGCCCAGCTGCTCGAGCTGGACGACCTGGCTCCTGATCAGGCCGAGTCGGTGGCCCACATCCTGAAGGGCGGGCGTCACCTGCTCGAGCTCATCAACGAGGTGCTCGACATCGCCCGCATCGAGTCGGGCACCATCGCGCTCTCACTCGAGCCCGTCGCGCTCGACGCCATGATCGAGGAGTGCCTCGACCTCGTGCGCCCCCAGGCCCTGGCCCGCGAGATCGAGCTGGTCAACGCCGACGGTCGCCGTCGCCACGTGCAGGCCGACCGGCAGCGGTTGCGCCAGGTGCTGCTCAACCTCCTCTCGAACGCGGTGAAGTTCAACCGGGACGGCGGGACCATCACCGTCGGCTGCGACCACGGCGAGGACTCGGTGCGCGTGTGGGTGACCGACACCGGCCCGGGCATCGCGTCGGACCACGTCGGCCGCCTGTTCACCCCCTTCGAGCGGCTCGACGCCGACGCCGCCGGCGTGCAGGGCACGGGCCTCGGTCTCGCCCTCTCGTTGCGGCTGGTGGAGGCGATGCAGGGGACGATGGCCGTGGACACCGAGGTCGGGGTCGGGGCGACCTTCTCGTTCACGTTGCCCGTGGGTCGACCCGAGGAGGTGGCCGACGCCCGGCGAGGCCGGGGTCGGGCCGCCCTGGTGAGCGACCGCCCGGGCGTCGACGCCACCCTCCTCTACATCGAGGACAACCTCTCGAACCTGCGGCTCATCGAACAGGTGCTCGAGCGCCGCCCGGGCGTGCGCCTGGTGTCCGCGCTCCAGGGCTCGCTCGGCCTCGAGCTGGCCCTCCAGCACCAACCCGACCTGATCCTGCTCGACGTCCACCTGCCCGACCTCGGCGGCGACGAGGTGCTCCAGCGACTCAAGGCGGAGCCGGCCACCGCCGCGGTCCCCGTCGTGATCGTGTCCGCCGACGCCACCCCGGGCCAGGTGCGGCGCTTCGCCGCCCTCGGCGCCGACGAGTACCTGGCCAAGCCCCTCGACATCATCGAGCTGCTCGAGCTCCTCGACCGCTACCTCCCGCGCGCCCGCCCTCTTCCCTGA
- a CDS encoding sulfite exporter TauE/SafE family protein codes for MSGWELAGVCAVVVLAAATQQLSGFGYALMAVPLLSVLLGPKDAVALSSLSGLAGTALMAVRLRHRTDRPVVARLLLGAVVGMPLGIVVLRKVPAAPLQVAVSLVVLGAVALLASGFRLRRESARTEVGAGFVSGMINTSIGIGGPPVVIVLQAAEHEQHAFRATTVSYFLVSNLIALPLFFASGVVDDSTWVAGLFAVPAALLGTLAFERVAFRVRTEHFKPLVLGLLVLSAAASLASVIA; via the coding sequence GTGAGTGGGTGGGAATTGGCCGGCGTCTGCGCGGTGGTGGTCCTCGCCGCCGCCACCCAGCAGCTGTCCGGCTTCGGGTACGCCCTGATGGCGGTTCCCCTGCTCTCGGTGCTGCTCGGGCCCAAGGACGCCGTCGCGCTGTCGTCGTTGTCGGGGCTCGCCGGCACGGCGCTGATGGCGGTCCGCCTGCGCCACCGCACCGATCGCCCCGTCGTGGCGCGGCTACTCCTCGGGGCAGTGGTGGGCATGCCCCTCGGCATCGTGGTCCTGCGCAAGGTGCCGGCGGCGCCCCTCCAGGTGGCGGTGTCGCTGGTGGTGCTCGGCGCGGTGGCGCTCCTGGCGTCGGGCTTCCGCCTGCGGCGTGAGTCGGCCCGCACCGAGGTCGGCGCCGGCTTCGTGTCGGGGATGATCAACACCAGCATCGGCATCGGGGGTCCGCCGGTGGTGATCGTCCTGCAGGCGGCCGAGCACGAGCAGCACGCCTTCCGCGCCACCACCGTCTCCTACTTCCTTGTGTCGAACCTGATCGCCCTGCCCCTCTTCTTCGCGTCGGGGGTGGTGGACGACTCGACCTGGGTGGCCGGGCTGTTCGCGGTGCCCGCCGCCCTCCTCGGCACCCTGGCCTTCGAGCGCGTCGCGTTCCGGGTGCGCACCGAGCACTTCAAGCCCCTCGTCCTCGGCCTGCTCGTCCTCTCGGCCGCGGCGTCGCTCGCCTCCGTCATCGCCTGA
- a CDS encoding wax ester/triacylglycerol synthase family O-acyltransferase, producing the protein MERIAAADASFLYLESDVVHTHVSGLLLLDPSTAERSVTFRLLRAHVNSRLDQIPVLRRRLVEVPFAIDHPEWVEDPDFDLDRHFRRHRLAKPGSQDQLEEYLGEFASVPLDRSRPLWDFVVIEGLADGHIAIATKMHHCLVDGISGVEIMAHLLDLSPRQKVRRRRDTWEPAALPVPTEVAADALWHRLATPMRPVRAAAGMATSMAQAAGTLAGRWLRGARGLTHPGGAPRTRLNGSITANRSVAFTTVPLDDLKRVRSALGTTVNDVVLAVCTAGLRRYLSDHDTLPDRALVASVPVSVHHDGGTREGSTNQVSNMFVPLPVHLADPGEQLATIHAGTEGAKEVQSAIGANMIGDVVELMPPPLFSWAARQWSRAGMAERMAPVHNVIVSNVPGPPVALYFAGAEVVGVYPFGPLMEGTGLNITVLSGNGRLHIGLLACPELVPHLDELLDAMLDGLAALTSLADGAGEVAAGG; encoded by the coding sequence GTGGAACGCATCGCCGCCGCCGACGCGTCGTTCCTGTACCTCGAGTCCGACGTGGTCCACACGCACGTGAGCGGCCTCCTCCTGCTCGACCCGTCGACCGCCGAGCGCTCGGTCACCTTCCGCCTGCTCCGCGCCCACGTGAACAGCCGCCTCGACCAGATCCCCGTGCTGCGCCGACGCCTGGTCGAGGTGCCCTTCGCCATCGACCATCCCGAGTGGGTGGAGGACCCCGACTTCGATCTCGACCGCCACTTCCGCCGCCACCGCCTGGCCAAGCCGGGCAGCCAGGACCAACTCGAGGAGTACCTCGGCGAGTTCGCCTCCGTGCCCCTCGACCGGTCCCGGCCGTTGTGGGACTTCGTGGTGATCGAGGGCCTGGCCGACGGCCACATCGCCATCGCCACAAAGATGCACCACTGCCTCGTGGACGGCATCTCGGGGGTCGAGATCATGGCCCACCTGCTCGACCTGTCCCCGCGACAGAAGGTGCGCCGCCGCCGGGACACCTGGGAGCCGGCGGCCCTGCCGGTGCCCACGGAGGTGGCCGCCGACGCGCTGTGGCACCGTCTCGCCACGCCGATGCGGCCGGTGCGGGCGGCGGCGGGCATGGCCACCTCGATGGCGCAGGCCGCCGGCACCCTCGCGGGCCGGTGGTTGCGGGGCGCCCGGGGCCTCACCCACCCGGGCGGCGCCCCCCGCACCCGCCTCAACGGCTCGATCACGGCCAATCGGTCGGTGGCCTTCACCACCGTCCCCCTCGACGACCTCAAGCGGGTGCGCAGCGCCCTCGGGACGACCGTCAACGACGTGGTGCTGGCCGTGTGCACCGCCGGACTGCGCCGCTACCTGTCCGACCACGACACGTTGCCCGACCGTGCCCTCGTGGCGTCGGTACCGGTGTCGGTCCACCACGACGGCGGCACCCGTGAGGGCTCGACCAACCAGGTCTCCAACATGTTCGTGCCGCTGCCCGTCCACCTCGCCGACCCTGGCGAGCAGCTGGCCACCATCCACGCCGGCACCGAGGGGGCGAAGGAGGTGCAGAGCGCCATCGGCGCCAACATGATCGGCGACGTCGTCGAGCTGATGCCGCCGCCCCTGTTCAGCTGGGCGGCCCGGCAGTGGTCTCGGGCGGGCATGGCCGAGCGGATGGCGCCGGTGCACAACGTGATCGTGTCCAATGTGCCCGGTCCACCCGTGGCCCTGTACTTCGCCGGCGCCGAGGTGGTCGGCGTCTATCCCTTCGGGCCCCTCATGGAGGGCACCGGGCTGAACATCACCGTGCTGTCGGGCAACGGCCGCCTGCACATCGGCCTGCTGGCCTGCCCCGAGCTGGTGCCCCATCTCGACGAGCTGCTCGACGCCATGCTCGACGGCCTGGCGGCGCTCACGTCGCTCGCCGATGGGGCCGGCGAGGTCGCCGCCGGCGGCTGA